In a genomic window of Ralstonia insidiosa:
- a CDS encoding beta strand repeat-containing protein, producing the protein MNKTYRTLFNAATGTWVAASEIAKGRKKTSRSVVAAAALTLVGASSGVFAQTTATNPAGTITGGGSANSIAIGQNSTASCGVAAAGALKNSAYVDGTCIQGSAFGNAAVATQGGTAIGDSATTSGFYGTAVGAYSVAGTHATALGTSAMATAQDSVAVGVNANANQWGAIALGSAANGTTQYATALGAGASAVGTKGATAMGWRASADSGTTANAWSATAVGTNSIAAGDGATAFGDSAHAQGDRTAAFGRAANATANQATAFGSNTKASAAASTAIGYNAQATGVNSTAIGANSTTSRDNTVSIGNVGGERNLINVADGTEDTDAVNLSQLKSNAQSVATALGGGATVNPDGTVTAPSYTVQGNTYNNVGGALGAVDTNITNLQNSLTKGTRYFQATGLNDGTDNANAAAPNAVAIGSNAYARTIRSVAIGTGATTTASTGRVSNTNGSVPGYTGQSITNTAVGASSYASSGSTALGDTAKASGIASVAIGPYSTASSNFGVATGFGAQATGANSTALGANAQAQNAYSVALGLNSIADRDNSVSVGSAGSERQITNVAAGTAATDAVNVSQLHGANASVAAALGGESVVNPDGTVSAPSYTVDGTTVHNVGDAITNLDGRASQNSKDIADLTDNLTSGSIGLVQQDADSRAITVAKDTDGNLVDFTGKAGARQLTGVADGAVAANSLDAINGGQLHGVSTSVANALGGNSEVNPDGTVSAPNYTVQGNTYNNVGGALGAVDTSITNLQNNLTKGTRYFQANGLNNGTDNAIASAPNSVAIGSNANAKSLRAVAIGAGATTDVTTIRVNGTVPPGYTGQQITNTAVGSNSQAFRGSTALGDGANASGQVSVAIGPYSVASGNFGIAAGFGAQAAGASSMALGVSAQAQNAYSVALGKGSIADRDNSVSVGSAGNERQITNVAAGTAATDAVNVSQLHELTDNLSSGSIGLVQQDTDSRNITVAAGTDGTVVDFTGTAGARTLTGVADGKVADGSTDAVNGSQLYATNQQVAKNTGDISTINTNVTDLDGRVTTNATNITNLQKQIGDGSVGLVQQDPTTRNITVAAGTDGAVVDFTGTAGARKLTGVANGMDDHDAVNVSQLKQTGLIDNKGNALAAVTYDVNADGSPNYGSVTLGGQNAAGPVQLHNVADGTAATDAVNLRQLQRTGLVDQNGNTLDAVTYDAGSNRTSVTFGSPDAPVLLSNVRAGMADMDAANVGQLRGLAGALGGGAAIGSDGAFINPSYTLNNVTYTNVGDALSGLATAIGDTGDRVTVVEKVISTGEVNAHVVTSGDQANAATATGDNAVAVGAGASASNNNSVALGAGSTTTRDNTVSVGSVGAERIVANVADAVQDTDAVNKRTMDTAVAGAKSYTDQQVGMVQQALGDVSRKAYSGIAGATALTMIPDVDVGKTVAVGVGVGSYQGYAASAIGVSARLSERIKVKMGASMSGAGTTYGAGALYQW; encoded by the coding sequence ATGAACAAGACCTACCGCACTCTCTTCAACGCAGCCACCGGTACCTGGGTAGCCGCCTCCGAAATTGCCAAGGGCCGCAAGAAGACCTCCCGTTCGGTCGTTGCCGCCGCCGCGCTGACATTGGTTGGCGCGTCTTCCGGCGTATTTGCACAGACCACGGCCACCAATCCGGCCGGCACCATTACTGGCGGTGGATCGGCGAACAGCATCGCCATCGGCCAGAACTCCACAGCCTCCTGTGGTGTCGCTGCGGCAGGCGCACTCAAGAACTCTGCGTATGTCGACGGCACCTGCATTCAAGGCTCTGCATTCGGCAACGCTGCGGTCGCCACCCAGGGTGGTACCGCAATTGGCGATTCAGCCACCACCAGCGGTTTCTACGGTACGGCGGTCGGCGCCTACAGTGTTGCGGGCACGCATGCAACGGCATTGGGCACCAGCGCGATGGCGACGGCCCAGGATAGCGTTGCGGTTGGTGTCAATGCCAACGCCAATCAGTGGGGTGCCATTGCACTGGGTTCTGCAGCCAATGGGACAACTCAGTACGCAACCGCACTGGGCGCCGGCGCATCAGCGGTGGGCACAAAGGGGGCCACCGCAATGGGCTGGAGAGCCAGCGCAGATTCAGGCACGACCGCTAACGCATGGAGCGCCACCGCAGTCGGCACCAACTCCATTGCGGCCGGCGATGGCGCAACGGCGTTTGGCGATTCCGCCCACGCACAGGGTGACCGCACGGCCGCGTTTGGTCGTGCCGCCAACGCAACTGCCAACCAAGCCACCGCGTTTGGTTCCAACACCAAAGCCAGCGCAGCAGCCAGCACGGCGATTGGCTACAACGCGCAAGCCACGGGCGTGAACTCCACCGCTATCGGCGCCAACAGCACCACCAGCCGCGACAACACGGTCTCGATCGGCAATGTGGGCGGTGAGCGCAACCTCATCAATGTGGCCGATGGCACAGAGGACACCGATGCCGTCAACCTGTCGCAGCTCAAGAGCAACGCCCAGAGCGTAGCGACTGCGCTGGGTGGTGGTGCGACCGTCAATCCGGACGGCACCGTCACGGCACCGAGCTACACCGTGCAGGGCAATACATACAACAACGTCGGTGGCGCCCTGGGTGCGGTGGATACCAACATCACCAATCTGCAGAACAGTCTGACAAAGGGCACGCGTTACTTCCAAGCCACCGGCCTAAACGACGGCACCGATAACGCAAACGCCGCCGCTCCCAATGCCGTCGCCATCGGCTCGAATGCATACGCAAGAACGATCCGCTCCGTTGCAATCGGTACAGGTGCCACCACCACGGCGTCCACCGGTCGCGTCTCGAACACGAACGGCTCGGTTCCTGGCTATACGGGCCAATCGATCACCAACACAGCCGTCGGCGCCTCTTCGTATGCGAGCAGCGGCTCTACCGCGCTGGGCGACACCGCCAAAGCCTCAGGCATAGCCAGCGTAGCCATCGGCCCATACTCGACAGCGAGCAGCAACTTCGGTGTTGCAACCGGCTTTGGCGCACAGGCAACCGGTGCCAACAGCACAGCCCTTGGCGCCAATGCGCAAGCGCAGAACGCGTATTCCGTTGCACTCGGCCTGAATTCCATTGCCGACCGTGACAACTCGGTGTCGGTCGGCTCGGCCGGCAGCGAACGGCAGATCACGAATGTCGCAGCCGGTACGGCCGCCACCGACGCCGTGAACGTCAGCCAGTTGCACGGCGCAAACGCGTCAGTAGCCGCCGCTCTCGGTGGTGAATCGGTAGTCAACCCGGATGGCACGGTCTCGGCACCGAGCTATACGGTGGACGGCACAACCGTGCACAACGTGGGCGATGCGATCACCAACCTGGACGGCCGTGCCTCGCAAAACAGCAAGGACATCGCAGACCTGACCGACAACCTGACCAGCGGCTCGATCGGCTTGGTGCAGCAGGATGCGGATTCGCGCGCCATCACAGTCGCCAAGGACACCGACGGCAATCTCGTGGACTTCACGGGCAAGGCTGGTGCTCGTCAACTGACGGGGGTGGCCGATGGCGCAGTGGCCGCCAATAGCCTGGACGCCATCAACGGTGGCCAGCTGCATGGCGTAAGCACGTCGGTGGCTAACGCGCTGGGCGGAAATTCGGAGGTCAACCCGGATGGTACGGTCTCGGCACCGAACTACACCGTGCAGGGCAATACGTACAACAACGTTGGCGGCGCCCTGGGTGCTGTGGATACCAGCATCACCAATCTGCAGAACAATCTGACGAAGGGCACGCGCTACTTCCAGGCAAACGGCTTGAACAACGGTACCGACAACGCAATCGCCTCCGCGCCCAATTCCGTCGCCATCGGCTCGAATGCAAACGCAAAATCTCTTCGCGCCGTTGCAATCGGTGCAGGTGCCACCACTGACGTGACCACCATTAGAGTCAATGGCACCGTGCCTCCGGGCTATACGGGCCAGCAGATCACCAACACGGCCGTCGGCTCGAATTCGCAAGCCTTCCGCGGATCGACCGCGCTAGGCGACGGCGCCAACGCCTCGGGCCAAGTCAGCGTCGCCATCGGCCCGTACTCGGTAGCGAGTGGGAACTTCGGTATTGCAGCCGGCTTTGGTGCACAAGCAGCCGGCGCCAGCAGCATGGCCCTTGGCGTCTCGGCACAAGCGCAGAACGCGTATTCCGTTGCACTCGGCAAGGGCTCCATTGCCGACCGTGACAACTCGGTGTCGGTCGGCTCGGCCGGCAACGAGCGGCAAATCACGAACGTCGCAGCCGGTACGGCCGCAACCGACGCCGTGAACGTCAGCCAGTTGCACGAACTGACCGACAACCTGAGCAGCGGCTCGATCGGCCTGGTGCAGCAGGATACGGATTCGCGCAACATCACGGTGGCGGCGGGCACGGACGGTACGGTGGTGGACTTCACCGGAACGGCGGGCGCACGCACGCTCACGGGTGTGGCTGATGGCAAAGTGGCCGACGGCAGCACGGATGCGGTCAACGGCTCGCAGCTGTATGCGACCAACCAGCAGGTCGCCAAGAACACGGGCGATATCAGCACGATCAACACGAACGTGACCGACCTTGATGGCCGTGTAACGACCAATGCAACCAACATCACCAACCTGCAGAAGCAGATCGGTGATGGCTCAGTAGGCCTGGTGCAGCAGGACCCGACCACGCGCAACATCACGGTGGCTGCGGGCACGGATGGTGCGGTGGTCGACTTCACCGGCACGGCGGGTGCGCGCAAGCTGACGGGTGTCGCCAACGGTATGGATGACCACGACGCGGTGAACGTGAGCCAGCTCAAGCAGACGGGGCTGATCGACAACAAGGGCAATGCCCTGGCGGCCGTAACGTACGACGTAAATGCGGACGGCTCGCCCAACTACGGCAGCGTGACGCTAGGCGGCCAGAACGCGGCCGGCCCGGTGCAGCTTCACAACGTCGCGGACGGCACGGCCGCAACCGATGCAGTGAATCTGCGCCAGCTCCAGCGGACCGGCCTGGTCGACCAGAACGGCAACACGCTGGATGCTGTGACGTACGACGCGGGCTCGAACCGCACGTCGGTCACTTTCGGCTCGCCGGATGCGCCGGTGCTGCTGTCGAACGTGCGCGCCGGCATGGCAGACATGGATGCCGCGAACGTCGGCCAACTGCGCGGCTTGGCAGGTGCGCTGGGCGGTGGTGCTGCCATCGGTTCGGACGGTGCCTTCATCAACCCGAGCTACACGCTCAACAACGTGACCTACACCAACGTGGGTGACGCCCTGAGCGGACTGGCAACGGCCATTGGGGACACCGGCGACCGCGTGACCGTGGTCGAGAAGGTGATCTCCACCGGTGAAGTCAATGCACACGTTGTCACCAGCGGCGACCAGGCCAACGCGGCTACGGCAACCGGTGACAACGCCGTGGCAGTGGGCGCAGGTGCTTCGGCATCCAACAACAACAGCGTGGCGCTGGGCGCAGGTTCGACCACCACTCGCGACAACACCGTCTCAGTTGGCTCGGTGGGCGCAGAACGTATCGTCGCCAACGTGGCCGATGCAGTGCAAGACACCGATGCGGTCAACAAGCGCACGATGGACACGGCCGTGGCCGGTGCCAAGAGCTACACCGACCAGCAAGTCGGCATGGTGCAGCAAGCGCTGGGTGATGTGTCACGCAAAGCGTACTCGGGCATCGCGGGTGCCACGGCGCTCACGATGATCCCGGATGTGGACGTGGGCAAGACGGTTGCCGTGGGCGTGGGTGTGGGCTCGTACCAAGGCTATGCGGCTTCGGCCATTGGTGTGAGCGCCCGCCTGAGCGAGCGCATCAAGGTCAAGATGGGCGCCAGCATGAGCGGTGCGGGCACGACCTACGGGGCGGGCGCGTTGTATCAGTGGTAA
- a CDS encoding response regulator, translating into MADSLLLSGTNPYREPCDVLVTDYAMPGGNYGNRIPLISFLLRRYPGVRVLVLTMMDNPAALSAIAATGVLGVLSKSDDLSHIVPAVHAAVLGQTCFSRTTRTILDASKWTKGTGTRTLTRRESEVVRLFVSGR; encoded by the coding sequence ATGGCGGATTCTCTACTTCTCAGCGGGACAAATCCGTATCGCGAACCGTGCGATGTGCTGGTGACTGACTACGCCATGCCCGGCGGCAACTATGGCAACCGCATCCCACTGATCTCGTTCCTGCTGCGCCGGTACCCGGGTGTACGCGTGCTGGTGCTGACTATGATGGACAACCCCGCAGCGCTTTCTGCGATCGCCGCCACGGGCGTACTGGGCGTGCTGAGCAAATCGGACGATCTCTCCCATATCGTTCCGGCAGTGCATGCGGCAGTGTTGGGACAGACGTGCTTCTCCCGCACCACGCGCACCATTCTCGACGCCTCAAAATGGACCAAGGGCACAGGAACGCGGACACTGACGCGCCGTGAGAGTGAGGTCGTGCGGCTGTTCGTGTCAGGGCGATAG
- a CDS encoding linear amide C-N hydrolase, with protein MSSKLVGSLVCLFSAIAIALSPVPSIACTRVVYLGANGDVITARSMDWRLDVATNLYLLPRGITRTGEAGSNSIHWTAKYGSVVATGYDVSTTDGVNEKGLSAQLLWLVESEYPKFDSNAKPGLTIAAWAQYVLDNFATVAEAVTALEKEPFTVITDKVPGESRLATLHLSMSDASGDSAIVEYINGRQVIHHGQQYQVMTNSPTFDEQLALNAYWKQIGGTTFLPGTNRASDRFTRASFYINAIPKSEDPVKALASVLSVIRNVSVPFGISTPGEPNISSTRWRTVVDHKRMLYFFESALTPNTFWVDLKKVDFSNGSPVRKLDLGANQRNTFSGEVSAEFKVSAPFPFLGTGSGNPR; from the coding sequence ATGTCCAGCAAGCTTGTCGGGTCACTTGTTTGCCTTTTTTCTGCAATCGCAATCGCCCTCTCCCCCGTTCCGTCAATCGCGTGCACCCGTGTCGTGTACCTCGGTGCCAACGGCGATGTCATTACCGCAAGATCCATGGACTGGCGGCTCGACGTTGCGACCAATCTGTACTTGTTGCCGCGAGGAATTACGCGTACAGGCGAAGCCGGATCAAATTCGATTCATTGGACGGCGAAGTACGGAAGTGTCGTAGCCACCGGATATGACGTGTCAACGACGGATGGCGTCAACGAGAAGGGCCTCTCCGCGCAATTGCTTTGGCTAGTGGAGTCAGAGTATCCAAAGTTCGATAGCAACGCTAAGCCTGGGTTGACCATTGCTGCTTGGGCGCAGTACGTGCTCGACAATTTCGCTACGGTCGCCGAGGCCGTGACGGCACTGGAGAAGGAGCCTTTCACCGTCATTACGGACAAGGTTCCCGGGGAGTCTCGGCTCGCCACGCTACATCTGTCGATGTCGGATGCATCAGGAGATAGCGCGATCGTCGAATACATCAATGGGCGACAAGTTATTCATCATGGCCAACAGTACCAGGTGATGACCAACTCCCCGACGTTTGACGAGCAACTGGCACTGAACGCTTACTGGAAGCAGATTGGCGGCACAACATTCCTACCAGGCACAAATCGAGCATCGGATCGTTTCACACGTGCATCGTTCTATATCAATGCCATTCCCAAAAGTGAAGATCCAGTGAAGGCGCTCGCGAGCGTGTTGAGCGTGATTCGCAATGTGTCGGTCCCCTTTGGCATTTCCACGCCGGGTGAGCCAAATATCTCGTCAACGCGCTGGCGCACGGTCGTTGATCACAAGCGTATGTTGTACTTCTTCGAGTCGGCACTCACCCCCAATACGTTCTGGGTTGACCTGAAGAAAGTCGATTTCTCCAATGGCTCACCGGTGCGCAAGCTCGACCTTGGGGCAAATCAACGCAATACATTCAGCGGCGAGGTATCGGCAGAGTTCAAGGTGTCGGCGCCGTTCCCATTTCTTGGAACTGGCTCGGGCAACCCTCGTTAA
- a CDS encoding response regulator transcription factor: MKAPIRLLLADDHPAIIAGVKASIRDAGGIEVIGTSHSSTDMVAFLDREPCDVLVTDYAMPGGNYGDGIPLISFILRRYPGVRVLVLTMMDNPAVLSAIAATGVRGVLSKSDDLSHIVPAVHAAVLGQTYFSPTAHAILNASKETKGAGTQTLTRRESEVVRLFVSGLSVGEIAERLHRSKQTVSTQKNSAMRKLGLEREADLFRYAIETGLVSASTPPQTEVGS; the protein is encoded by the coding sequence ATGAAAGCCCCCATTCGCTTGCTGTTGGCCGATGACCATCCGGCCATCATCGCCGGGGTAAAAGCCTCCATCAGAGATGCAGGGGGCATCGAGGTCATTGGCACGTCGCATAGCTCGACCGACATGGTCGCCTTTCTCGATCGCGAACCGTGCGATGTACTGGTGACTGACTACGCCATGCCCGGCGGCAACTATGGCGACGGCATTCCACTGATCTCCTTCATCCTGCGCCGCTACCCCGGTGTGCGCGTACTGGTACTGACCATGATGGACAACCCTGCCGTGCTTTCGGCCATTGCCGCAACGGGTGTACGGGGGGTGCTGAGCAAATCGGACGATCTCTCTCACATCGTGCCGGCTGTACACGCAGCCGTGCTGGGGCAGACATACTTCTCCCCCACCGCGCACGCCATTCTCAATGCCTCAAAAGAGACCAAGGGCGCAGGAACGCAGACACTGACGCGCCGTGAGAGTGAGGTCGTGCGGCTGTTCGTGTCAGGCCTATCGGTTGGAGAGATTGCCGAGCGGCTGCATCGCAGCAAACAAACCGTCAGCACGCAGAAAAACTCGGCCATGCGCAAACTCGGTCTGGAACGTGAAGCTGATCTGTTCCGCTATGCGATTGAAACCGGACTCGTTTCCGCCTCAACACCGCCGCAAACCGAAGTCGGCAGTTAA
- a CDS encoding ATP-binding protein has translation MPIQSQYWLRRVPGLKELGVFGKVQRSMLFGGAAILSLVIIAVAAIAAYAKASNYVAYGREIFLTHKALLLIDVETKQAALQRSVINAELLWGEHRPARAALLHDFKMQGGRAYLRASPSLQPQLALGDLAAKSPEAYSDYLAFSEEQAYTDSASARQRGRPLTGYIYSPDEHFVSIMPPPKTGDPLQAVKAHSLADLIHTLSKDIGDLSDPEVDRKLLESRRVMWLPPHVDPFTGDRVFKLVQPAFDNGKPFIVFVTDLPVKVLSDRLAQAPYDGNMLLLSKEGEVLLEGIGAEANSEEEAHALTRKVVQDRMWERGLTRHNNSYHDGVFTISEPLSDTGWVLVYTYSWRTVLNALQELLWGYLAGVLVVLALLWTFVLLFHYRVFRPAYLQSLRVYESENLSRTIIGTAPVGLSLVAFGSGKLLLQNNVAGHYHTDGQPLHQRLLRTYQEDHHGPDDAVSRDIEVQRPDGRTAELHVDLVPTKYQGEDALLCSFIDITSRKQTERALKDARTAAEEANRAKSSFLATMSHEIRTPLNAILGNLELIQHAQTLHGAERDRLEVVSTSSHTLVALIDDILDFSKIEAGQMHLESIPFDVVEVVESVIAVFLPVAEAKDLTLHYRIAPNLAQRYVGDPTRLRQILNNLLSNAIKFTQMGSVCIEVEPRGGQGNDARLAFKVSDTGIGIAEDKQSALFQAFTQADTSITRKFGGTGLGLALCRRLAELMHGTVWVQSAPGRGSTFTVDLLLGVASGADTPSQPAQSLRDVAISVLCGDEVWVQALMPHLQLRGARVQAGASPAELPADCDVLLVHGSSRNWPLADEDALAARARHVIDVIDDGPRKPTQHAGRTVVSSYSLRNLMGVLGGAWEAAVPMQNDVPRPTSAQGTALRVLVAEDNPVNRLLLRDQLTLLGHDATLTAAGVEALERFHVGQYDVVLTDLSMPGMDGFALCRALRSQGATVPVLAVTAHASVEERAACEAAGMTDMLVKPLSMDALAQALRVFVERKSQAALPQDNALANVSSLDSGGPLSHEIWLALTTSFRTSINEARTAVAQADFHKAAKSMHFIKGGFAVVREVALVEASHQLEGLLLRGDSSQDISLRLDALAEHAEHMFERRAPLDVTR, from the coding sequence ATGCCGATTCAATCTCAGTATTGGCTTCGCCGTGTGCCCGGACTCAAGGAGTTGGGCGTGTTCGGCAAAGTGCAACGCAGCATGCTGTTTGGCGGCGCGGCCATCTTGTCGCTGGTGATCATTGCGGTTGCGGCGATTGCAGCCTACGCCAAGGCTTCAAACTATGTTGCCTACGGGCGCGAAATTTTCCTCACACACAAGGCGCTACTGCTGATCGACGTTGAGACCAAGCAGGCGGCGCTTCAGCGCAGCGTGATCAACGCAGAGCTTCTTTGGGGCGAGCATCGCCCGGCACGGGCCGCCTTGCTGCATGACTTCAAGATGCAGGGTGGCCGCGCTTATCTGCGTGCCAGTCCAAGCCTCCAACCGCAGCTTGCCTTGGGTGACCTAGCGGCCAAGTCCCCGGAGGCCTATTCCGACTACCTCGCCTTCAGCGAAGAGCAGGCCTATACCGACAGTGCGAGTGCGCGCCAACGCGGTCGACCGCTGACCGGCTACATCTATTCGCCTGACGAGCACTTCGTCTCGATCATGCCGCCGCCCAAAACGGGTGATCCGCTGCAGGCCGTGAAAGCACATTCGCTGGCGGATCTCATCCACACGTTGTCGAAGGATATTGGTGACCTCAGCGATCCGGAGGTGGATCGCAAGCTGCTGGAGAGTCGTCGGGTCATGTGGTTGCCGCCGCATGTGGATCCCTTCACGGGGGACCGCGTGTTTAAGCTGGTGCAACCGGCGTTTGACAACGGCAAGCCTTTCATCGTGTTTGTGACCGATCTACCGGTCAAGGTGCTCTCTGACAGGCTGGCGCAGGCACCATACGATGGCAACATGCTGCTGCTGTCGAAGGAAGGGGAGGTGCTGCTTGAAGGCATCGGCGCAGAGGCAAACTCGGAGGAAGAAGCGCACGCCTTGACCCGCAAGGTCGTGCAAGACCGCATGTGGGAGCGCGGTCTCACGCGCCACAACAATAGCTATCACGACGGCGTCTTCACCATCAGCGAACCGCTTTCCGATACCGGTTGGGTGTTGGTCTACACGTATTCATGGCGAACAGTCTTGAATGCACTGCAAGAGTTGTTGTGGGGGTATCTGGCGGGAGTGCTGGTGGTGTTGGCCCTGCTTTGGACCTTTGTGCTGCTGTTCCACTATCGGGTGTTTCGGCCGGCATATCTTCAATCACTGCGTGTGTATGAAAGTGAGAACCTAAGCCGCACCATTATCGGAACAGCGCCGGTAGGCCTAAGCCTTGTCGCGTTCGGCTCGGGCAAATTGCTGTTGCAGAACAACGTGGCCGGTCACTACCACACCGATGGTCAACCCTTGCACCAGCGGCTGCTGCGTACGTATCAGGAAGACCACCATGGGCCCGACGATGCGGTCAGCCGCGACATCGAAGTGCAGCGGCCGGATGGCCGCACTGCCGAGCTGCACGTAGATCTCGTCCCCACCAAGTACCAGGGCGAAGACGCGCTGCTCTGCAGCTTCATCGACATCACCTCACGCAAGCAGACCGAGCGCGCGCTCAAGGACGCCCGCACCGCTGCCGAAGAGGCCAACCGTGCCAAGTCATCGTTCCTCGCCACGATGAGCCACGAGATCCGTACGCCGTTGAATGCCATTCTCGGCAATCTGGAGCTCATTCAGCACGCACAGACGCTGCATGGAGCGGAGCGTGATCGCCTGGAGGTAGTCTCCACCTCGTCGCATACGCTGGTCGCACTGATCGACGATATTCTCGACTTCTCCAAGATCGAAGCCGGCCAGATGCACCTGGAGTCGATCCCGTTTGATGTGGTGGAGGTGGTCGAGTCGGTCATCGCCGTCTTCCTGCCGGTGGCGGAGGCCAAGGACTTGACGCTGCACTACCGGATTGCGCCCAACCTCGCACAGCGTTACGTGGGTGACCCGACCCGCTTACGGCAGATCCTCAACAACCTGCTGAGCAATGCCATCAAGTTCACGCAGATGGGTTCGGTGTGCATCGAAGTGGAACCACGGGGTGGGCAGGGCAATGATGCGCGACTGGCGTTCAAGGTGTCAGACACGGGCATCGGCATTGCCGAAGACAAGCAGAGCGCGTTGTTCCAAGCCTTTACGCAGGCAGACACCTCCATCACGCGCAAGTTTGGCGGCACCGGGCTGGGCCTCGCGCTGTGCCGCAGGCTGGCCGAGTTGATGCACGGGACCGTGTGGGTGCAAAGCGCACCGGGACGCGGCTCGACCTTTACCGTCGACTTGCTGCTGGGTGTGGCGAGTGGGGCCGACACGCCATCCCAGCCAGCTCAGTCGCTGCGGGACGTCGCTATCTCAGTGCTGTGCGGTGACGAGGTCTGGGTGCAGGCACTGATGCCGCATCTGCAGTTGCGCGGTGCGCGCGTGCAGGCGGGCGCATCCCCGGCTGAGCTGCCGGCCGATTGCGATGTGCTGCTGGTGCATGGCAGTTCGCGCAACTGGCCGCTGGCGGATGAAGATGCGCTGGCGGCGCGTGCCCGACATGTCATCGACGTGATCGACGATGGCCCGCGCAAGCCGACCCAACACGCCGGTCGCACGGTCGTTTCCAGCTATAGCCTGCGCAATCTCATGGGGGTGTTGGGCGGCGCATGGGAAGCGGCGGTGCCCATGCAGAACGATGTGCCGCGTCCAACCTCGGCACAAGGCACTGCATTGCGTGTGCTGGTGGCAGAAGACAACCCCGTGAACCGCCTGTTGCTGCGTGATCAACTGACGTTGCTTGGCCATGACGCCACGCTCACGGCCGCCGGTGTGGAGGCGTTGGAACGCTTTCATGTGGGCCAGTACGACGTCGTGCTGACTGACTTGAGCATGCCCGGCATGGATGGTTTTGCGCTGTGCCGCGCTTTGCGCAGCCAGGGTGCGACCGTACCCGTTCTGGCCGTGACTGCGCACGCCAGCGTGGAAGAGCGTGCTGCATGCGAAGCCGCTGGCATGACAGACATGCTGGTCAAGCCGCTCTCAATGGATGCATTGGCACAGGCGCTGCGCGTCTTTGTCGAGCGCAAGAGCCAAGCTGCTCTGCCTCAGGACAATGCGCTGGCGAACGTGAGCAGCCTGGACAGCGGCGGCCCGCTCTCGCACGAAATCTGGCTAGCGCTCACCACGTCGTTCCGTACCTCTATCAACGAAGCGCGCACCGCTGTGGCCCAAGCCGACTTTCACAAGGCAGCCAAGTCCATGCACTTCATCAAGGGCGGTTTTGCGGTGGTGCGCGAGGTGGCGCTGGTAGAGGCATCGCACCAACTGGAAGGGCTGTTGCTGAGAGGGGACTCCAGTCAGGACATCTCTCTACGCCTGGATGCGTTGGCCGAGCACGCGGAGCACATGTTTGAGCGGCGCGCCCCGCTGGACGTCACACGCTAA
- a CDS encoding response regulator transcription factor, which produces MSRAHMLDALAVLRSRQQHSVPSLVYGKTLDHDEIARLLNGGADDYVDIPTGAAVFAARVTALLRRVYPARFQQTSFTVGSFEINPFQRTIKIGGEQANLTDTEARLALLLFTNIDRTLSRNHIFALAWGRTTLQMTRTIDTHISRLRLKLGLHEDNGVRLRAVYNVGYRLERIAHQGIDQLTDPMRPLALQA; this is translated from the coding sequence TTGAGCCGCGCACATATGCTCGATGCATTGGCGGTGCTGCGCTCCCGGCAGCAGCACAGCGTGCCGTCTTTGGTGTACGGCAAGACGCTCGACCATGACGAGATTGCGCGCCTGCTCAACGGCGGCGCAGATGATTACGTCGATATTCCAACGGGTGCGGCAGTGTTTGCCGCGCGCGTGACGGCGCTGCTGCGGCGCGTGTATCCGGCGCGCTTTCAGCAGACCAGCTTCACTGTCGGCAGCTTTGAGATCAACCCGTTCCAGCGCACCATCAAGATCGGCGGCGAACAAGCTAACCTGACGGACACCGAGGCGCGCCTCGCACTGCTGCTGTTTACCAACATAGACCGCACGCTTTCGCGCAACCACATCTTTGCGTTGGCCTGGGGGCGCACCACGCTGCAGATGACGCGCACCATCGATACGCATATCTCACGCCTGCGGCTCAAGCTCGGATTGCATGAAGACAATGGTGTGCGGCTGCGCGCGGTCTACAACGTGGGCTACCGCCTTGAGCGCATTGCACACCAGGGGATCGATCAGTTGACCGATCCGATGCGGCCGCTCGCACTGCAGGCCTGA
- a CDS encoding DUF2322 family protein, with protein MIQPSNVFKDNLAQLPAIDGIERIDLVDGKGAVVADIENKPGKQGSVAVYHYLQQAFGQLDAKAAEHGLAVFAEHTIDARNRPGAHPNVDRLLAIVAGGEPLRINVIARA; from the coding sequence GTGATTCAGCCGAGCAACGTATTCAAGGACAACCTCGCCCAACTGCCCGCCATTGACGGCATCGAGCGCATCGATCTGGTCGACGGCAAGGGCGCCGTGGTGGCCGACATCGAGAACAAGCCCGGCAAGCAAGGCTCGGTGGCGGTGTATCACTATCTGCAGCAGGCCTTCGGTCAGCTCGACGCCAAGGCCGCTGAGCACGGTCTGGCCGTGTTTGCCGAGCACACCATTGATGCACGCAACCGCCCGGGCGCGCATCCGAATGTGGACCGCCTGCTCGCCATCGTGGCGGGCGGCGAGCCGCTGCGCATCAACGTCATCGCCCGCGCGTAA